The genomic stretch GCCACGTCTTCCTTGACGTAGTCGGCGTACAGCTTGTCGGCGTACCACCGGGACTTGTAGTCGGTGGTGATGCCGAGCCGGAACCCGTGCGGGTTGACCTTCTGACCCACTAGCGGGTCCCTCCCCTCGTGTTGTTCTTCGACTGCTGGGTGGCCGGGCCGGGCTGGCCGGTGTCCCGACGTGCCTTGCGCGACCGCTGCGCGAGATCCGCGCTGCTGGTCACCTCGCTCACCTCGATGGTGATGTGGCTGGTGCGCTTGTTGATCCGGAACGCACGGCCCTGGGCGCGCGGACGGATCCGCTTCAGGGTCGGGCCCTCGTCGACGAACGCGGCGCTCACCACGAGCGCCGCCGGGTCCAGCCGCAGGTTGTGCTCGGCGTTGGCGACCGCGCTGGCGACGACCTTGGCCACCGGCTCGCTGGCGCTCTGCGGTGCGAACCGCAGCAGCGCCAGGGCCTCGTCGGTCGGCAGGTAGCGGACCAGGTCCACCACCCGACGGGCCTTCATGGGGGTGACGTGGACGAACCGGGCCGTGGCCCGGGCGACCGGCGTCTCCTGTCCCAACTGGGAAGTCATCTGATGCGTCTCTTCTCTACCTGGTCCGCGCTCAGCCGCGCCGCGACCGGCGGTCGTCCTTGACGTGCCCACGGAAGGTGCGCGTGGGCGCGAACTCGCCGAGCTTGTGCCCGACCATCGCCTCGGTGACGAACACCGGGACGTGCTTGCGGCCGTCGTGCACGGCGATCGTGTGCCCGAGCATGTCGGGGATGATCGTCGAGCGCCGCGACCAGGTGCGGATGACGTTCTTGGTGCCCTTGTCGTTCTGAGCGTCCACCTTGGCGAGCAGGTGGTCGTCGACGAACGGGCCCTTCTTCAGGCTGCGTGGCATGTCTGTCGGACTCCTCTACCCGCTCAGCGCTTCTTGTTGGTGCGCCGGCGGCGCACGATCAGGGCGTCACTGGCCTTCCGCTTGCGCGTCCGGCCCTCCGGCTTGCCCTTCGGGTTGACCGGGTGCCGGCCACCGGAGGTCTTGCCCTCACCACCACCGTGCGGGTGGTCGACCGGGTTCATGGCGACACCGCGGACGGTCGGGCGCTTGCCCTTCCACCGCATCCGGCCGGCCTTGCCCCAGTTGATGTTGGACTGCTCGGCGTTGCCGACCTCGCCGATGGTGGCGCGGCAGCGGACGTCGACGTTGCGGATCTCACCGGACGGCATGCGCAGCTGGGCGAAGCGGCCCTCACGGGCGACCAGCTGCACGCTCGTGCCGGCCGAGCGGGCGATCTTGGCCCCGCCACCGGGCCGCAGCTCGATGGCGTGGATGACGGTGCCGACCGGGATGTTGCGCAGCGGCAGGTTGTTGCCGGGCTTGATGTCGGCGGCCGGGCCGCACTCCACCGTGTCGCCCTGCTTCAGCTTGGCCGGGGCGATGATGTAGCGCTTCTCCCCGTCGGCGAAGTGCAGCAGCGCGATGCGCGACGTGCGGTTCGGGTCGTACTCGATGTGCGCGACCTTCGCCGGCACGCCGTCCTTGTCCGCCCGGCGGAAGTCGATCAGCCGGTAGGCGCGCTTGTGCCCGCCGCCCTGGTGCCGCGCGGTGACGCGGCCGTGGACGTTGCGCCCGCCACGACCGTGCAGCGGCCGGACCAGCGACTTCTCGGGGTGGTCGCGGGTGACCTCGGCGAAGTCGGCGACGGACGAGCCGCGGCGGCCCGGCGTCGTCGGCTTGTACTTACGGATGGCCATGGTTCCTCAGAGTCCTCTGGTCCAGTCAGGTGGTCCGAGCGCCGTCAGGCGCCCGGGCCCCCGAAGAGCTCGATGCGGTCGCCGGGTGCCACGGAGACGATGGCGCGCTTGGTGTCCTTGCGCTTCCCCATCACAGCGCCGCGCGAGCGCTTCCTCTTCCCCTGACGGTTGATCGTGTTGACGGACAGGACCTTCACGTTGAAGACCTGCTGCACCGCGATCTTGATCTGGGTCTTGTTGGCGTCCGGGCGGACGATGAACGTGTACTTGTTCTCGTCGAGGAGCCCGTAGCTCTTCTCGGAGATGACCGGGGACAGCAGGACGTCCCGGGGGTCGCGGACGCTCATGCCTTCTCCTCGGTGCTCGCGTCGGTGGTGCCGTCCTCGGTGGGCGCCGTGGCGTCCGCACCGGCGTTGGCGACCTCGGCCTGCTCGGCCGGGGCTGCAGCCGCCTCGGCCGCGGTGGCCGGTGCGGCGTCGGCCTTGGCCGCCGCCTTCTTGGCCGGGGCCTTCTTCGCCGCCGCCTTCTTCACCGGTGCCGCCTCCGCCGGGGTCTCCCCCAGGTCGAGGTCGGTCGTACCGGTGCCCGCGATCGAGGGGATCGCACCGGGGACGTCCGGCGTGGTCAGGTCGGGCAGCTCGACGGAGCGTCCGCCCCGGGCCGGGCCGGACACGTACTCGGCCAGCGCGGTCTCGGTGAAGACCACCTCGTCGGAGACGAGCACGTCGTAGGTGTTCAGCTGACCGGCCTCGATCAGGTGCACCCGCGGCACGTTGCGCAGGCTGATCCAGTTGAGGACGTCGTCACGGTCGAGCACGACGAGGACCCGCTTGGCGGTGGTCACCGCGTCCAGGACCTTCAGCGCGGCCTTGGTCGACGGGGCGTCGCCCTCGACGAACGCCGAGACCACGTGCACGCGGTCCTCGCGGGCCCGGTCGGAGAGGGCCCCGCGCAGGGCGGCGGCCTTCATCTTCTTGGGCGTCTTCTGCTCGTAGTTGCGCGGCTGCGGGCCGTGGGCGATGCCACCGCCGGCGAACTGCGGGGACCGAAGCGAGCCCTGGCGAGCCCGGCCGGTGCCCTTCTGCCGGTACGGCTTGGCGCCGGTGCCGCTGACCTGCGCACGGGTCTTGGTGGCGTGCGTGCCCTGGCGGGCCGCAGCCAGTTGGGCCACGACGACCTGGTGCAGCAGCGAGACGTTGGCCGGGGCGTCGAACAGCGCTCCCGGCAGCGTCACGCTGCCGGCGGTGTCGCCGGCCGGGGTGCGGACGTCGACCTGCCGGTCGGCGCGCTCACTGGTCGATGAGGTCACTTCGCGTCACTCCCCACGGGGCCGCCCTTGACCGCGGAGCGGACCAGCAGCAGCCCGCCGCGCGGGCCCGGAACGGCACCCTTGATCAGCACCAGGCCCTTCTCGGTGTCCACGGCGTGGACCTTCAGCGAGAGGGTGGTGGTGGTGACCGCGCCCATGCGCCCGGCCATCTTGAGTCCCTTGAACACCCGGCCGGGGGTCGAGGCCCCGCCGATCGAGCCGGGGGCGCGGTGCTTGCGGTGGGTGCCGTGGCCGGCGCCCAGACCCTTGAAGCCGTGACGCTTCATGACACCGGCCGTGCCCTTGCCCTTGCTGGTGCCGATGACGTCGACCTTGGCGACGCCGGAGAGGACCTCAGCGGTCAGCTCCTGGCCCACGGTGTAGTCGCTGGCGTCCTCGGTGCGCAGCTCGACCACGTGCCGCCGGGGGGTGACGCCCGCCTTGGCGAAGTGCCCACCCTCGGGCTTGTTCACCTTGCGGGGGTCGATCGCGCCGAACCCGAGCTGGACGGCCGAGTAGCCGTCCTTCTCCGGGGTGCGGACCTGCGTGACCACGCACGGGCCCGCCTTGACGACGGTCACCGGCACGATGCGGTTGTTCTCGTCGAAGACCTGGGTCATCCCCAGCTTCTCGCCGAGGAGACCACGGAATGTGCTCGCCATGTCTGGAACAGCCCTTACTGGATGTTGACGTCGACCGAGGCCGGCAGGTCGATGCGCATGAGCGCGTCGACCGTCTTCGGCGTCGGGTCGAGGATGTCGATGAGCCGCTTGTGCGTGCGCATCTCGAAGTGCTCGCGCGAGTCCTTGTACTTGTGCGGCGAGCGGATGACGCAGTACACGTTCTTCTCCGTCGGCAGCGGCACCGGGCCGACGACGCGCGCTCCGGTCTTCGTCACCGTGTCCACGATGCGCCGCGCCGAGGCATCGATGGCCTCGTGGTCGTAGGCCTTCAGCCGGATGCGGATCTTCTGTCCCGCCATCGCCTGTCTTCGCTCCTGCCGATCGGTTGTGAAAGTCCAAGGGGTCCACGGACCCGCAAGTGGGTCTGCTGACCCGTGCGACGGGCGGCGGCCGAGGACCGGCCGCCGCCCGTCTGGGTGTTACTTGATGATCTTCGTGACCCGGCCGGCACCCACGGTGCGGCCACCCTCACGGATGGCGAACCGAAGGCCCTCCTCCATGGCGATGGGCTGGATCAGCTCGACGGTCATCTCGGTGTTGTCACCGGGCATGACCATCTCGGTGCCCGAGGGCAGCGTGACGACGCCGGTCACGTCCGTGGTGCGGAAGTAGAACTGGGGCCGGTAGTTGTTGAAGAACGGCGTGTGACGGCCGCCCTCGTCCTTCGAGAGGATGTAGACCGAGCCCTCGAAGTTCGTGTGCGGGGTGATGGAACCCGGCTTCACGATGACCTGGCCGCGCTCGACGTCCTCGCGCTTGATGCCGCGCAGCAGCAGACCGACGTTGTCACCGGCCTGGCCCTGGTCGAGCAGCTTGCGGAACATCTCGACGCCGGTGACCGTGGTCTTGGTCGAACCGGGACGGATGCCGACGACCTCGATCTCCTCGGAGACCTTGACGATGCCGCGCTCCACACGACCGGTCACGACGGTGCCGCGGCCGGTGATGGTGAAGACGTCCTCGACGGGCATGAGGAACGGCTTGTCGATGTCGCGCTCGGGCTCCGGGATCGCCGTGTCGACGGCGTTCATGAGCTCCATGAGCTTGTCGCCCCACTCGGCGTCGCCCTCGAGGGCCTTGAGCGCCGAGACGCGGACCACGGGGACGTCGTCGCCCGGGAACTCGTACTCGGAGAGCAGCTCACGGACCTCCAGCTCGACGAGCTCGAGGATCTCCTCGTCGTCGACCATGTCGGCCTTGTTGAGCGCCACGACGATGTAGGGGACGCCCACCTGGCGGGCCAGGAGCACGTGCTCCTTGGTCTGCGGCATGGGGCCGTCGGTCGCCGCGACCACCAGGATGGCGCCGTCCATCTGCGCCGCACCGGTGATCATGTTCTTGATGTAGTCGGCGTGCCCGGGGCAGTCGACGTGCGCGTAGTGCCGGTTCTCGGTCTGGTACTCGACGTGCGCGATCGAGATCGTGATCCCGCGGGCCTTCTCCTCGGGCGCCTTGTCGATCTGGTCGAAGGCGGACGCCTCGTTGAGGTCCGGGTACTTGTCGTGCAGCACCTTGGTGATCGCCGCGGTCAGCGTCGTCTTGCCGTGGTCGATGTGCCCGATGGTGCCGATGTTGACGTGCGGCTTGTTCCGCTCGAACTTGGCCTTGGCCACTGGGTTCCTCTCTCCGTGTCTTCGCAGTCGTGCGCGTGCGTGGGGGTGGGCAGTGCTCGGGGCCGGCGGGGCGGGGACTGGGAGCCCCCGCCCACCGGCCGGTTACTCGCCGGTCGCCTTGGCGATGATCTCCTTGGCGACGTTGGCCGGGACCTCGGCGTACGAGTCGAACACCATGGTGTAACTCGCCCGTCCCTGGGTGCGGCTGCGCAGGTCGCCCACGTAGCCGAACATCTCCGACAGCGGGACCAGGGCCCGGACGACGCGGGCGCCGGAGCGCTCCTCCATCGCCTGGATGGTGCCGCGGCGGGAGTTCAGGTCACCGATGACGTCACCCATGTAGTCCTCGGGGGTGACGACCTCGACGGCCATCATCGGCTCGAGCAGGGCCGGGCTGGCCTTGCGTGCGGCCTCCTTGAAGACCATCGAGCCGGCGATCTTGAACGCCATCTCCGAGGAGTCGACCTCGTGGTACTGCCCGTCGATCAGCGTCGCCTTCACGCCGACCATCGGGTACCCGGCCAGGATGCCGTACTGCATGGCGTCCTGCATACCGGCGTCGACCGAGGGGATGTACTCCCGCGGGATGCGCCCACCGGTGACGGCGTTCACGAACTCGTAGGTCGGACCGTCGGCCGCGACCTCGAGGGGCTCGACCGTCACCTGGACCTTGGCGAACTGGCCGGACCCACCGGTCTGCTTCTTGTGGGTGTAGTCGACCTTCTCGATCTTCTTGCGGATGGTCTCGCGGTAGGCCACCTGCGGCTTGCCGACGTTCGCCTCGACGCGGAACTCGCGCCGCATGCGGTCGACCAGGATCTCCAGGTGGAGCTCGCCCATGCCCGAGATGACCGTCTGACCGGTCTCCTCGTCCAGCTTCACCTGGAAGGTCGGGTCCTCCTCGGCGAGCTTCTGGATCGCGGTGCCCAGCTTCTCCTGGTCGCCCTTGGTCTTCGGCTCGATGGCCACCGAGATGACCGGGGCCGGGAAGGTCATCGACTCGAGGATCACCGGGTGCTGCGGGTCGCAGAGGGTGTCACCGGTGGTCGTCTGCTTCATGCCGTTGACGGCCACGATCTCGCCGGCGCCCACGCCCTGGCGCTCTTCGCGCTTGTTGGCGTGCATCTGGTAGATCTTGCCGACCCGCTCCTTGCGGTCCTTGGTGCTGTTCAGCACCGGGGAGCCCGCGTCGAGCTTGCCGGAGTAGACCCGGACGTAGGTCAGCTTGCCCAGGTGCTGGTCGGTCTGGATCTTGAACGCCAGCGCCGAGAACGGCTCGTTCTCGTCGGCGTGCCGCAGGACCTCGGTCTCGCCGTCGAGCGCGGTACCCCGGATGGACTCGACGTCCAGCGGGCTCGGCAGGTAGTCGACGACGGCGTCGAGCAGGGGCTGCACGCCCTTGTTCTTGAAGGCGGTACCGGTGATCACCGGGTTCACCTGACCGGCGATCGTCGCCTTGCGGATGGCGGCCTTGAGGCGCTCGGGGGCGATCTCCTCGCCGCCGAGGTAGTCCTCCATCAGCGCGTCGTCGAAGTCCGCGATGTTCTCGAGGAGCTTCTCGCGGTACTCGGCGGCCTGGTCGGCGAGCTCGGCGGGGATCTCCTCGATGGAGTAGTCCTCACCCATCTTGGTCTCACCGCGCCAGGTGAGCGCACGCATGTAGACGAGGTCGACGACGCCGATGAAGTCGGCCTCTGCCCCGATCGGCAGCTGCAGCACCAGCGGGTTGGCCGCCAGGCGCTCGACCATCATGTCGACGCAGCGGAAGAAGTCCGCGCCGGTGCGGTCGAGCTTGTTGACGAAGCACATGCGCGGGACGCCGTACTTCTCGGCCTGGCGCCAGACCTGCTCGGTCTGCGGCTCCACGCCGGCCACGCCGTCGTAGACCGCCACGGCACCGTCGAGCACCCGCAGCGACCGCTCCACCTCGACGGTGAAGTCGACGTGCCCGGGGGTGTCGATGATGTTGATGTCGTGGTCGTTCCAGGAGCACTTCGTCGCGGCGGACGTGATGGTGATGCCGCGCTCCTGCTCCTGCTCCATCCAGTCCATCGTGGCCGCGCCGTCGTGGACTTCACCGATCTTGTAGTTGATACCGGTGTAGAAGAGGATCCGCTCGGTCGTCGTCGTCTTGCCGGCGTCGATGTGCGCCATGATCCCGATGTTGCGGGTCTTGGCGAGCTGGGCCTCGTTCTGGGCCATTCCCTTACTCCTCTTCCTTCTCGTCCGTGCGCGGTGTCCGGGGGTCGCCCGGGTGGACCGCGGGCAGCGGCTGCTGGTGGACCGACGTCACCAGCGGTAGTGCGCGAAGGCCTTGTTCGACTCGGCCATCTTGTGCGTGTCCTCGCGGCGCTTGACCGCGGCGCCGAGACCGTTGCTCGCGTCGAGCAGCTCGTTCATCAGGCGCTCGGTCATCGTCTTCTCCCGACGGGCCCGGCTGTACTGGATCAGCCAGCGCAGGCCGAGGGTGGTGCTGCGGGAGGCGCGGACCTCGATCGGCACCTGGTAGGTCGCACCACCGACGCGGCGGCTGCGGACCTCGAGGGCCGGCTTGACGTTGTCCAGCGCACGCTTGAGCGTGACCACCGGGTCGGTGTCGTTCTTTGCGCGGCAGCCCTCGAGGGCGCCGTAGACGATCGCCTCGGCGACCGAGCGCTTGCCGTCCACGAGCACCTTGTTCACCAGCTGGGTGACCAGCGGCGACTGGTAGACCGGGTCGGCGACGAGCGGACGGCGGGGAGCGGGACCCTTGCGGGGCATGTCAGCTCTTCTCCTTCTTCGCGCCGTACCGGCTGCGAGCCTGCTTGCGGTTACGGACACCCTGGGTGTCCAGCGAGCCGCGGATGATCTTGTACCGGACGCCGGGCAGGTCCTTCACCCGGCCGCCGCGCACGAGCACCATGGAGTGCTCCTGCAGGTTGTGGCCGACGCCCGGGATGTAGGCGGTCACCTCGATGCCACTGGTGAGGCGGACGCGAGCGACCTTGCGCAGCGCCGAGTTCGGCTTCTTCGGCGTCGTCGTGTAGACGCGCGTGCACACGCCGCGGCGCTGAGGGGAGCCCTTCAACGCCGGGGTCTTGGTCTTCTCGACCTTGTCCTCGCGGCCCTTGCGGACCAGCTGCTGGATCGTGGGCATGGGTGGCCTGGATCTCCTGCCTGCGCTGGGTGGTGCTTCGAGTTCTGCTGACGGTGGTGCGGTGATCGTGCGTGCCCGGTTGCCCGGCCCGATCCCGGTCGCGCGTCACCATCCGGCCCCCGCGTTCGGGCGTGTCGCCCTTCGCGAGAACCGGCCAGGTGATCGGACCGGACTCGTCGCCCCTCGCGACTCGGCACCGGCCTGCCCACCTGCTGGTGGGCCGGACCCCCGGCACCCCACCGGCGTGACCGGCAGGCGCTGAGTGCACCGCGAACGGGAGCAGGCCCAGAGGAACCTGGGCACGGCTGACCACGATACCCGGGCATGTGGACCCGGTCAAAGCCGGGTCCCGATGCCTGTGCGGGCACCGGACCAGCCGGTCGTCCGGGGAACCGCAGGGCCGCGTCGACCATTCCTGATCCACTGCGGCCCGGGTCGCTCCCGGACGGACGGCGGGCACCGGGTGCCCAGTCGCCACGACACCACCGGGGCGCTGGCGAACACGCACCCCGGGGTCCGGCGGCGACCGGCCGGGACCGTACCGCTGGCCAATGTAGCGCCGGCGACGGCAGGGTGTCCCCTCCCCCGCGCACGTGTCGTCCACCGCCCGCCCCCGCAGCAGCCCTCACCTCGTGGGACGGCGATCGCTCGGCGCGCTTCTGTCGGAGGCCGCCCTTACGGTCGGTCTCGACCCGGTGACGTCCTGCTCTGTGAGGTGCTCGTGCTGCCCGACTCCGCCCGCGAACTGAAGCACCGGCTCTCCCGGCGGCTGGCCGAAGGACCGCCCGGGGTGGTCGCCCGGAGCAACGGCGCCACTGCGACGTGGAGCGGCGTCGCCCTCGGCCTGACGCCGATCGGTCCAGAGCAGGTCCACCTGGCGGTCCGGGTCATCGGGCCGGCGGACGCCGCGGTGGTCCTGGCGGGCCTCGGCGAGGCGGCCCTCGCCGAGGTCGACGTCCGGGCGATCGGGGTGGTGCGCGCACTGGGCTCTCCCACACCCGGCTCTCCCACACCCGGCTCTCCCACCCCCGGCTCTCCCACCCTCGAGGAGCTGCGGCGGCGGACCCGGCCACTGCGCCCGGGTCTGTCGATCGGGCACGAGCGGGTGACCGCGGGGACGCTCGGTGGGTTCGTCCGCCGTCCCGGCGTCGACGGCCTGCTCGCGCTGTCCAACAACCACGTGCTGGCGGCCAGCGACGCGGGCGCCGTCGGCGACCCGGTGCTGCAGCCCGGGGTGGCCGACGGTGGTGTCGGCACCGACCGCGTCGGCGTGCTCGCCGGCGCGGTCCGCTTCGAGGACCGTCCCGGCAACCAGGTGGACGCCGCCGTCGCGCTGCTCGACCCGGGGGTGGTGGCCGACCCCACCGGCTACCCCGGGGGTGCCCTGCTGCCCACGGTGGCCGCGCCGGACACGGTCGACCCCGAGGAGCTCGTGGAGAAGGTCGGCCGGACGACCGGGCACACCCGGGGCCGGGTGACCGCGGTCGAGGTCGACGGCGTGGGGGTGCAGTACGACCGTGGCGTCTTCACCTTCGACGACCAGATCGAGGTCGAGGGGCTCACCGGCGCCTTCAGCGCCGGTGGCGACAGCGGTTCGCTGATCTGGCGCAGCGCCGACCGCGCGCCGCTGGGGCTGCTGTTCGCCGGTTCGGAGCTCGGCGGGAGTGCGGGCGGCGGGGTCACCTTCGCGAACCCGCTGGCCACGGTGCTCCGGCGGTTGGGCGTCGAGTGGGCGGCCGGGTGACCCCACCGGAGGGGTGACGCGGCCGCGCACCTGCCGCTGGGCGGCCGTAGGGGGCACCATGGGGTGCATGTCCGACCGCACCGCCGCCAGCGCCGCCAAGCGCCTCCTGGCGTCCCGGCTCGCCGCCCGGCCGGGCATCGCCGCCGTCGGGCTCGCCCGGCAGGACGCCGGCTACGTGGTGCGGGTCGACCTCACCGACGCCGGAGCCGGAGCCGGCGTGCCGCAGGACGTCGACGGCGTCCGGGTCGTGACACACGTGATCGGCGCGGTCCGCCCGCTCTGACCCACCACCTCGCCGACCGGCCCGGCCGATAGCGTCGCAGGTGCGGCGCCGACGAGGGCGCCGCGGACACCGAGGAGGGCGCGTGCGCATCGGCATCCAGGCGAGCTACGCCGGGGACTTCAGGCAGACGGCCGCAGAGATCCGCGACCTCGAGTCGGCCGGGCTCGATGTCGCGATGGTCGCGGAGGTGTACACCTTCGACGCGGTCAGCCAGCTGGGCTACCTGGCGGCGGTGACCGAGCGCGTCGAGTTGATGAGCGGCATCCTGCCGATCTACAGCCGGACGCCCGCCCTCATCGCGATGACCGCGGCCGGCCTGGACTTCGTCTCCGGCGGGCGCTTCACGCTCGGGCTGGGCGCCTCGGGACCGCAGGTCATCGAGGGCTGGCACGGGCTGCCCTACGACGCCCCGCTGCAGCGGACACGGGAGATCGTGGAGATCTGCCGCCAGGTCTGGCGCCGGGAACGGCTCGTGCACGAGGGCCCGAAGTACAGCGTGCCGCTGCCGGCCGAGCAGGGCACCGGCCTGGGCAAGCCGCTCAAGCTGATCAACACCCCGGTGCGCGACCGGGTGCCGGTGCTGCTCGCCGCCCTCGGCCCGAAGAACGTCCAGCTGGCCGCCGAGATCGCCGAGAAGTGGGAACCGATCTTCTTCCACCCCGAGCGTGCGGCCGACGTCTGGGGCGCCTCGCTCGCCGCCGGGCGGGCCGAGCGCGACCCCGCCCTGGGCGACCTCGACGTCGTCGTCGGCGTCCCCGTGGCCATCGGCGAGGACGTCGAACACCTGCTGGACGCCGTCCGGCCCGGCATCGCCCTGTACGTCGGGGGCATGGGCGCGAAGGGGAAGAACTTCTACAACGACCTGGCCCGCCGGTACGGCTACGAGGCGGAGGCCGAGGCGATCCAGGACCTGTACCTCGCCGGCCGCAAGGACGAGGCCGCGGCCGCCGTCCCGGAGGACCTGGTCCGCGCCACGTCGCTCATCGGGCCGGAGTCCTACGTGGCCGAGCGCATCGCCGCCTTCGCCGAGGCCGGCGTCACGACGCTGAACCTCCAGCCGCTCGACGACAGCCGCGAGGGCCGGCTCCACACCGTCGAGACCATGCGCCGGCTCTGTTGACCACGATCCTCCGGATCGCACCGCGACGCTGAGGCGATCCTCCGGATCGCACCGCGGTATTGAGGCGATCCTCCGGATCGCACCGCGGTATTGATGCGATCCTCCGGATCGCACCGCGGTATTGATGCGATCCTCCGGATCGCACCGCGGTATTGATGCGATCCTCCGGATCGCACCGCGGCCAGGTACCGTGCCCGACCTGCGCTGAGCCGTTGCCCGCCTCTGCTCCCGGGAGCCTCCGGCCCCCGTCGTCGAGCCGAAGCCTCTTCGCCGCGGAATCCGTACTCGTGCCCCAGTGAGCTCGGGTTTGCGTCACGTGACGCGCACGCAAAGAGGCCCCGCACACCAGTGGTGTGCGGGGCCTCTGTGTCACTCAGCGCATCAGCGCCAGTCGTACTCCTCCAGGCGGACCGCCTCGCCCGTGCCCGAGCCGAAGACGTCGGGGCTGTAGTACTGCCCGTCGTCGTAGCCGGCCATCGTGTACACGGCGGCGCGGGCCTCCTCGGTGGGCTCGACCGTGATGTTCCGGTAGCGGCTGATCCCGGTACCGGCCGGGATCAGCTTGCCGATGATCACGTTCTCCTTGAGCCCGAGCAGGCTGTCGCTCTTGCCCTGGATCGCGGCGTCGGTGAGCACCTTGGTCGTCTCCTGGAAGGAGGCGGCCGACAGCCACGACTCCGTGGCCAGCGACGCCTTGGTGATCCCCATCAGCACCGGGCGGGCCGAGGCAGGCTCGCCGCCCTCGGCGACGACCCGGCGGTTCTCCGTCTCGAACAGCGTCCGCTCGACCAGCGCACCGGGCAGGAACTCCGTCGCACCCGAGTCGATGATGGTCACCCGCTTCAGCATCTGCCGGATGATCACCTCGATGTGCTTGTCGTGGATCGACACACCCTGGCTGCGGTAGACCTCCTGGACCTCACGCACCAGGTGCAGCTGCACCTCGCGCGGGCCCATGATCCGCAGCACCTCGTGCGGGTCGACCGCACCCTCGGTCAGCTGCTCGCCGACCTCGACGTGGCCGCCGTCCTCGACCCGCAGCCGCGACCGGCGCGACAGCTTGTCGTAGACGACCTCGTCGGAGCCGTCGTCCGGGGTGATGGTCAGCTTCCGGAACTGGTCGCCGTCCTCGATCCGGACGGTGCCGGCGAGCTCGGCGATCGGGGCCTTGCCCTTGGGGACGCGGGCCTCGAAGAGCTCCACCACACGCGGCAGACCGTGCGTGATGTCGGCACCGGCCACACCACCGGTGTGGAAGGTGCGCATCGTCAGCTGGGTGCCGGGCTCGCCGATGGACTGCGCGGCGATGATGCCGACGGCCTCGCCGACGTCCACGAGCTTGCCCGACGCCAGCGACCGGCCGTAGCAGGTGGCGCAGGTGCCCAGCAGCGACTCGCAGGTCAGGACGCAGCGGACCTTGACCTCCGAGACACCGGCGTCGACCAGCGCCTGGATGAGCACGTCACCCAGGTCGGCGTTGGCCTGCGCGATGACCGTGCCGTCCTCGGCCACCACGTCGGCGGCCAGGGCGCGGGCGTACACGCTGGTCTCCACGTGCGGGTCCCGCGTGACGACGCCGTCGTGGACGGTGCCGATCGGCATGAGGACGCCGCGCTCGGTGCCGCAGTCCTCCTCGCGGATGATGACGTCCTGCGAGACGTCGACCAGCCGGCGGGTGAGGTACCCGGAGTCGGCGGTCCGCAGCGCGGTGTCCGCCAGGCCCTTGCGGGCACCGTGCGTGGAGATGAAGTACTCCAGCACGGACAGACCCTCCCGGAAGTTGGCCTTGATCGGCCGCGGGATGATCTCGCCCTTCGGGTTGGCCACCAGGCCGCGCATGCCGGCGAT from Modestobacter roseus encodes the following:
- a CDS encoding LLM class F420-dependent oxidoreductase, with protein sequence MRIGIQASYAGDFRQTAAEIRDLESAGLDVAMVAEVYTFDAVSQLGYLAAVTERVELMSGILPIYSRTPALIAMTAAGLDFVSGGRFTLGLGASGPQVIEGWHGLPYDAPLQRTREIVEICRQVWRRERLVHEGPKYSVPLPAEQGTGLGKPLKLINTPVRDRVPVLLAALGPKNVQLAAEIAEKWEPIFFHPERAADVWGASLAAGRAERDPALGDLDVVVGVPVAIGEDVEHLLDAVRPGIALYVGGMGAKGKNFYNDLARRYGYEAEAEAIQDLYLAGRKDEAAAAVPEDLVRATSLIGPESYVAERIAAFAEAGVTTLNLQPLDDSREGRLHTVETMRRLC
- the rpsG gene encoding 30S ribosomal protein S7, yielding MPRKGPAPRRPLVADPVYQSPLVTQLVNKVLVDGKRSVAEAIVYGALEGCRAKNDTDPVVTLKRALDNVKPALEVRSRRVGGATYQVPIEVRASRSTTLGLRWLIQYSRARREKTMTERLMNELLDASNGLGAAVKRREDTHKMAESNKAFAHYRW
- the rpsL gene encoding 30S ribosomal protein S12, which translates into the protein MPTIQQLVRKGREDKVEKTKTPALKGSPQRRGVCTRVYTTTPKKPNSALRKVARVRLTSGIEVTAYIPGVGHNLQEHSMVLVRGGRVKDLPGVRYKIIRGSLDTQGVRNRKQARSRYGAKKEKS